Proteins encoded together in one Miscanthus floridulus cultivar M001 chromosome 16, ASM1932011v1, whole genome shotgun sequence window:
- the LOC136513671 gene encoding pheromone-regulated protein PRM7-like translates to MPEDPSATSSSIRPAPSTTAWTAGGVDCTTPSNATMAASDPTGLVAVTATSVWSSSGANCAAPSDATTATPDSAQPTSGPVTWAAGGTECATPSNATAAASSCYRLGAVAATCSATTTGAAGLANEATTSVPLLPEIGAMSDSTIRPA, encoded by the coding sequence ATGCCCGAAGACCCTTCGGCCACGTCCTCCTCCATCCGGCCTGCCCCGAGCACCACGGCCTGGACCGCCGGTGGCGTGGATTGCACCACCCCCTCGAACGCCACCATGGCAGCGTCCGACCCCACCGGGCTTGTTGCGGTCACGGCCACCTCCGTCTGGTCCTCCAGCGGCGCGAACTGCGCTGCTCCATCGGATGCCACCACGGCTACACCCGACTCTGCCCAGCCCACGTCAGGCCCCGTCACTTGGGCCGCCGGGGGCACGGAATGCGCCACCCCCTCGAATGCCACCGCGGCTGCGTCCAGCTGCTATAGGCTTGGCGCAGTCGCGGCCACCTGCTCGGCAACCACCACGGGTGCCGCCGGATTGGCCAACGAGGCCACAACGTCAGTGCCGCTCTTGCCCGAAATAGGGGCGATGTCGGACAGCACCATCCGCCCtgcctga